A region from the Manihot esculenta cultivar AM560-2 chromosome 13, M.esculenta_v8, whole genome shotgun sequence genome encodes:
- the LOC110603214 gene encoding protein MAIN-LIKE 2-like has product MEGRRSRRDRRDYILSGSNDQSLLYGQAEHRSEHLITALDERWRPETHTFMFSEEEMTITLQNVGLITELPVNGAAVTGRSRHHWPSVCEALLGVVPTNNTIRGCYLKMIWLAEEFSQLLDDADQEVVERFTQAYILRVIGSLFSDTSASRVNLMFLPLLADLEEAGNYSWGGTCLAWLYRQLCKAINPKVMQMAGPLFVLQLWAWDRIIAVAPTLSNRVPHHDAPLDSRWSNTR; this is encoded by the exons ATGGAGGGAAGACGCAGCCGTCGTGATCGCCGTGATTACATTTTATCGGGTTCCAATGATCAATCGTTGCTATATGGACAAGCTGAACATCGGTCTGAG CATTTAATTACGGCTCTTGATGAGCGGTGGCGACCAGAGACACATACATTTATGTTTTCCGAAGAGGAAATGACCATAACCCTTCAGAATGTAGGGCTAATAACCGAGTTGCCTGTCAATGGTGCAGCTGTTACTGGCCGATCACGCCACCATTGGCCATCAGTTTGTGAGGCATTGTTAGGTGTCGTTCCAACTAACAATACCATAAGAGGGTGTTATCTGAAAATGATCTGGCTAGCTGAGGAGTTTAGTCAACTTCTAGATGATGCTGATCAGGAAGTTGTAGAGCGATTCACACAAGCATATATTTTGAGGGTCATTGGATCCTTGTTTAGTGATACATCTGCTTCACGTGTGAACCTTATGTTTTTACCTCTGCTAGCCGATCTAGAAGAAGCAGGCAACTATAGCTGGGGTGGGACTTGTCTGGCATGGTTATACAGACAGTTATGTAAGGCGATAAATCCGAAAGTTATGCAGATGGCTGGTCCACTGTTCGTCCTTCAGTTATGGGCATGGGACCGTATTATAGCAGTTGCGCCTACACTGTCTAACCGTGTACCACATCATGACGCTCCACTAGACAGCAG GTGGAGTAATACCAGATAG